A stretch of the Planktothricoides raciborskii GIHE-MW2 genome encodes the following:
- a CDS encoding hemolysin family protein, translating into MLEPSIFLLRLAMAAETAWPSDIVLRLLSVLALIAINGFFVTAEFAMVSVRRSRINQLVDSGNIPAKTVQNLQRNIERLLSTTQLGITLSSLALGWISENTMAIVVARAIAHLPIPDPLNQTLAHSLAIPLAFLLVAYLQIVLGELCPKSLAMLYSEQLALLLGPLSLAIARFFNPFIWILNQSTRWLLRLGGIRYTPGSWYNRVTPEELQMIIATERESTGLEAEERELLSNVFEFGDVLVGEVMVTRTQIRALSYEGNFKTLLNEVVSSGHSRYPVMGESLDDIRGIIDFKKLAEPLSKGMLGLESPLAEWVRPARFVQEYMPLSELLPLMQRSQQAMVMVVDEFGGTAGLVTINDLVAEIIGDRHELERPETAIVQMIDDQTFLVQAQIDIEELNELLNLNFPINDEYQTFGGFIIYQLQKIPNQGETFIYDGLEITVIATDGPRLNQIQIYRPENTQLPQDQEFVEHLAEICDPDTFASEAAAELSQKLSTDDVTIDEFSLTLDSENRENTENRENTESR; encoded by the coding sequence ATGCTGGAGCCTTCAATATTTTTACTAAGATTAGCAATGGCTGCGGAAACAGCTTGGCCGTCGGATATTGTTCTGCGTTTATTATCCGTGTTGGCGCTGATTGCGATTAATGGCTTTTTTGTCACCGCTGAATTTGCTATGGTGTCGGTGCGGCGATCGCGGATTAATCAGTTGGTGGATTCTGGGAATATTCCAGCGAAAACCGTGCAAAACTTACAACGAAATATTGAGCGACTGCTCTCCACCACCCAGTTGGGCATTACTCTTTCCAGTTTAGCCCTGGGTTGGATTAGCGAAAATACTATGGCGATTGTGGTCGCTAGAGCGATCGCCCACTTGCCGATCCCTGACCCACTCAACCAAACTCTAGCCCATTCTTTAGCCATTCCTCTGGCATTTTTGCTGGTGGCTTACCTGCAAATTGTGCTGGGGGAACTATGTCCGAAATCTTTGGCCATGTTGTACTCAGAACAACTGGCTTTATTATTAGGCCCACTAAGTTTAGCGATCGCCCGTTTTTTTAATCCCTTCATTTGGATTCTCAATCAATCCACCCGCTGGTTATTACGTCTGGGAGGAATTCGTTACACCCCAGGCAGTTGGTACAATCGGGTCACCCCCGAAGAACTGCAAATGATTATTGCCACGGAAAGAGAATCCACAGGATTAGAAGCGGAAGAACGAGAATTACTCAGTAATGTCTTTGAATTTGGGGATGTCTTAGTCGGTGAAGTCATGGTTACCCGTACCCAAATTCGCGCCCTTTCTTATGAGGGCAATTTTAAAACTTTACTCAATGAAGTGGTCAGCAGCGGTCACTCCCGTTATCCGGTCATGGGAGAATCTTTAGATGATATTCGGGGGATTATTGATTTCAAAAAATTAGCCGAACCGTTGTCAAAGGGGATGCTGGGTTTAGAAAGTCCGCTCGCTGAATGGGTGCGACCAGCCCGGTTTGTCCAAGAATATATGCCATTAAGTGAATTATTACCCTTAATGCAGCGATCGCAGCAAGCAATGGTGATGGTGGTTGATGAATTTGGGGGGACGGCTGGATTAGTCACCATTAATGATTTAGTGGCAGAAATTATCGGCGATCGCCATGAATTAGAAAGACCAGAAACGGCGATCGTGCAAATGATCGACGATCAAACCTTCCTAGTTCAAGCCCAAATTGACATTGAAGAACTCAACGAACTTCTCAATCTCAATTTTCCCATCAATGATGAATACCAAACCTTTGGCGGTTTTATCATTTATCAACTCCAAAAAATTCCCAACCAGGGAGAAACCTTCATCTATGATGGCCTAGAAATTACCGTCATCGCTACGGACGGCCCCCGTTTAAACCAAATTCAAATCTACCGTCCTGAAAACACTCAATTGCCTCAAGACCAAGAATTCGTTGAACATTTAGCGGAGATTTGCGACCCCGATACTTTTGCCTCAGAAGCGGCAGCAGAATTGTCACAAAAGCTATCCACCGATGATGTAACTATAGATGAATTTAGCCTAACTTTAGACAGTGAAAACCGGGAAAATACTGAAAACCGGGAAAATACTGAAAGCCGGTAA
- a CDS encoding DNA polymerase III subunit delta' (catalyzes the DNA-template-directed extension of the 3'-end of a DNA strand; the delta' subunit seems to interact with the gamma subunit to transfer the beta subunit on the DNA), which translates to MLFSSLIGQPQAIALLTQAVTKNRIAPAYLFAGPDGVGRALAAICFANVILEVTATKSQKHRDLKNHPDFLWVEPTYMHQGQRLTSAEATETGLKRKAPPQIRLEQIREISQFLGRPPLAASQAVVVIEQAETMGEAPANALLKTLEEPGRATLILIAPSVESLLPTLVSRCQRIPFYRLEEEAMVQVLQRVGKGEVAEDKAVIAMAQGSPGRAIACWEQLQEIPEDLLRAIAQKPSTVKQALELAKQINKTLDTPAQLWLIDYLQQLYWQQQHHDPFRDTFPIQKLENARSYLLNYVQPRLVWEVTLMEISAGVNNSPTPSVLIGKI; encoded by the coding sequence ATGCTTTTTTCTTCGCTCATTGGCCAACCCCAAGCAATAGCATTACTGACTCAGGCGGTCACGAAAAATCGCATTGCCCCAGCTTATTTATTTGCCGGACCTGATGGGGTGGGACGGGCTTTGGCGGCCATATGTTTTGCCAATGTAATCTTGGAAGTCACCGCTACTAAGTCACAAAAACATCGGGATTTGAAAAATCACCCAGATTTTCTCTGGGTGGAACCTACTTATATGCATCAAGGGCAAAGATTGACTAGCGCGGAAGCAACGGAAACCGGACTAAAACGCAAGGCGCCGCCACAAATTCGCTTAGAACAAATTAGAGAAATTAGTCAATTTTTAGGCCGTCCGCCGTTGGCAGCGAGTCAAGCGGTGGTGGTAATTGAACAAGCGGAAACAATGGGGGAAGCACCCGCGAATGCGTTGCTTAAAACTCTGGAAGAACCGGGAAGGGCGACGTTAATTTTAATTGCTCCGTCGGTGGAGTCGCTGTTGCCTACTTTGGTGTCCCGGTGTCAGCGGATTCCCTTTTATCGCTTGGAAGAAGAGGCAATGGTGCAAGTGTTGCAGCGAGTGGGCAAGGGTGAGGTAGCTGAGGATAAAGCAGTGATAGCAATGGCTCAGGGTTCTCCCGGTCGAGCGATCGCCTGTTGGGAACAATTGCAAGAAATTCCCGAAGACTTGTTAAGGGCGATCGCTCAAAAGCCCTCGACGGTCAAACAAGCCTTAGAACTTGCCAAACAAATCAATAAAACTCTGGATACCCCCGCCCAATTGTGGTTAATTGATTACTTACAACAGTTATATTGGCAGCAACAACATCACGATCCTTTTCGCGATACTTTTCCCATTCAAAAATTAGAAAATGCCCGCAGCTATTTACTGAATTATGTGCAACCCCGTCTGGTTTGGGAAGTCACCTTAATGGAAATTAGCGCCGGGGTCAACAATTCCCCGACGCCGAGCGTGCTAATAGGTAAAATTTGA
- a CDS encoding AAA family ATPase: MAKIEVFRVKNYQVLRNITIGRLWNTGNLEPITPLTAVIGKNGVGKSTLFDAFGFLADCLKLGVEEACDAKGRGGFGKLRSQGINEPIEFEIYYKQDRNARPITYELSIDIDSFDRPYVKKERLRQRRKGQRYGWPFSFLVLNEGTGVVWKGEENGQQIEEGDRNFDLFQLIKDIEMSDDREESKKTEFVELDDKRKLGIATLGSLKQHPRISAFRQFIEGWYLSYFTPDAARSLPLAGPQRHLNIHGDNLGNVVQFMEREHPKRFKAILEQISNKIPGIERISTEKTPDGRLLLQFNDRGFTDPFYSQKMSDGTLKVFAYLLLLEDPSPSPFICIEEPENGLYHNLLETLVAEFRAHATGRKSDSQIFLTTHQPYLVDALEPSEVWVLEKGDDGFAKIKRSSEDPIINNMVSEGLPLGSLWYSDYLDVR, encoded by the coding sequence ATGGCAAAAATTGAGGTATTTAGAGTTAAAAATTATCAGGTTTTAAGAAATATAACAATTGGTAGATTATGGAATACAGGAAACCTAGAACCAATTACCCCATTAACCGCAGTTATTGGTAAGAATGGGGTAGGAAAAAGCACTCTTTTTGATGCGTTTGGTTTTCTCGCCGATTGTTTAAAGCTTGGGGTGGAGGAGGCTTGCGATGCTAAAGGGCGTGGGGGATTTGGGAAATTACGCTCTCAAGGAATTAATGAGCCAATTGAATTTGAAATTTACTATAAACAAGATCGGAATGCTCGCCCAATTACCTATGAACTGTCGATTGATATTGATAGCTTCGATCGCCCTTATGTGAAAAAAGAACGACTGCGGCAGAGGCGCAAAGGTCAGCGTTATGGTTGGCCGTTTTCGTTTTTGGTACTGAATGAGGGGACAGGTGTTGTCTGGAAAGGGGAAGAAAATGGACAACAGATCGAGGAAGGCGATCGCAATTTTGATTTATTCCAATTAATCAAAGACATAGAAATGTCCGACGATCGAGAAGAAAGTAAAAAAACTGAATTCGTTGAACTTGACGATAAGCGTAAGTTGGGAATTGCCACCCTGGGGTCTTTGAAACAACACCCCAGAATTTCTGCATTTCGTCAGTTTATTGAAGGATGGTATCTGAGTTATTTTACTCCTGATGCGGCGCGAAGCTTGCCATTAGCAGGGCCGCAAAGACACCTGAATATACACGGAGATAACTTAGGGAATGTAGTTCAATTTATGGAAAGGGAGCATCCCAAACGATTTAAAGCGATTCTAGAACAAATATCAAATAAAATTCCCGGTATAGAAAGAATCAGTACAGAAAAAACTCCCGATGGCCGACTATTACTCCAGTTTAATGACCGAGGATTCACCGATCCATTTTATTCGCAAAAAATGTCCGATGGCACATTGAAAGTATTTGCATACCTTCTGCTTCTGGAAGACCCCAGCCCGTCTCCATTTATCTGTATCGAAGAACCGGAAAATGGCTTGTATCATAATTTACTAGAAACTTTAGTCGCTGAATTCCGCGCCCATGCCACGGGTCGTAAAAGTGATTCACAGATATTTCTAACGACTCATCAACCTTATTTAGTAGATGCTTTGGAACCATCAGAAGTCTGGGTTCTAGAAAAAGGGGATGATGGCTTTGCCAAAATTAAAAGATCCAGTGAAGATCCCATAATTAATAATATGGTGAGTGAAGGCTTACCCCTGGGAAGTCTTTGGTATAGTGATTATTTAGATGTCAGGTAA
- a CDS encoding phosphoketolase: MTSTAPAPTTVPAFCEGIQYFGEPLPGFDKYGQEPAIAPGTKAIASPSDPAAVFQTLLVADALRYLTMQVTASKASGHPGGFASKAEVYAALVMLGYKNILTEVGHHAPGFYSAMFLDRSLEQMDIDNVQQMRDRFREHKGLLGHLSGQIPGLLGPAGPLGQGQHFAMAGAKLHPGVLFPVTIGDGGLGEPYIMSSMAHFHTAYPNVTNFLPILVWNGYSQEHHSMVSTKPNQEMIEYWEGNGFQEIILVNAKDFDDQNQPGDYVDSTEFSLEQRLKFTQAVLEGVDKAAKSALSGKLTVFIIKQLKGAGVHARGAKSHNLYAHHTLDNAEIVNALKTRALSPEAWQLVRTNCERAGGGPAVKTVVTEFELPLPELGQLPLEEYAIGDKQVATTAMGELVAHVGKTDPSFIVSNADGNAASGINNINVALKIAHPTIDEIYYQGPEGQVYEPLSEDACAGLAAGLALFGSRTLWCSYESFAINGLPIWQTVTQAMAELRRSTPSTIMLLTAGALEQGRNGWTHQRPEIENYFAAMMRNGNVFPLFPTDANSIQVCYDWALTTKNKGIVIIASKSPLPIYTTFEQTREGLEKGAILLQEIPGEKTVVFPVVGDMVLAPVFAAAEQLKAQGIGSKIISVINPRRLYRDSDTAWATCSEPDGLFLEDADFEKFFGGDALIAVTGGTSAMLEPIMLRSTAKRDIFAWKRGETAASANEVLNMNGITAENMVKRAHELLG, from the coding sequence AGGCATCCAATATTTTGGCGAACCGTTGCCCGGATTTGACAAATATGGCCAAGAACCCGCGATCGCCCCTGGGACAAAAGCGATCGCCTCTCCGTCGGATCCTGCGGCGGTCTTTCAAACCCTTCTCGTTGCCGACGCCCTGCGTTACCTAACCATGCAAGTCACCGCCAGCAAAGCATCCGGGCACCCTGGTGGATTTGCCAGCAAAGCCGAAGTTTATGCCGCCTTGGTCATGCTGGGTTACAAAAATATCCTCACGGAAGTGGGCCACCATGCCCCCGGATTTTATAGTGCCATGTTCCTCGATCGCTCCTTAGAACAGATGGATATCGATAACGTGCAACAAATGCGCGATCGCTTCCGGGAACACAAAGGACTCCTCGGCCACCTTTCCGGGCAAATTCCGGGACTTCTTGGCCCTGCAGGTCCATTGGGACAAGGGCAACACTTCGCAATGGCTGGCGCCAAACTCCACCCCGGCGTCCTATTCCCTGTCACCATTGGCGACGGTGGACTCGGCGAACCCTACATTATGAGTAGCATGGCCCACTTCCACACCGCCTATCCCAACGTCACCAACTTCCTGCCCATCCTGGTTTGGAACGGCTACTCCCAGGAACATCACAGCATGGTTTCCACCAAACCCAACCAGGAAATGATCGAATATTGGGAAGGCAACGGCTTCCAAGAAATCATCCTGGTCAACGCCAAAGACTTCGACGACCAAAACCAGCCCGGTGACTATGTAGACAGCACCGAATTCTCCCTAGAACAACGGCTAAAATTCACCCAAGCGGTGCTCGAAGGCGTAGACAAAGCCGCTAAATCCGCCCTATCCGGCAAACTCACCGTCTTTATCATCAAACAACTCAAAGGGGCCGGAGTCCACGCCCGGGGCGCCAAATCCCACAACCTCTACGCCCATCACACCCTGGACAACGCAGAAATCGTCAACGCCCTGAAAACCCGCGCCCTGTCCCCAGAAGCATGGCAACTCGTCCGCACCAACTGCGAACGGGCTGGTGGTGGTCCGGCAGTGAAAACCGTGGTGACAGAATTTGAACTACCCTTACCCGAACTGGGTCAACTACCCCTGGAAGAATATGCCATTGGGGACAAGCAAGTCGCCACCACCGCAATGGGTGAATTAGTCGCCCATGTGGGCAAAACTGACCCCAGTTTCATCGTCTCCAACGCTGATGGTAACGCCGCTTCGGGGATTAATAATATCAACGTTGCCCTCAAAATTGCCCACCCCACCATTGACGAAATTTACTATCAAGGGCCAGAGGGTCAAGTTTACGAACCCCTGAGTGAAGATGCTTGTGCCGGTTTAGCCGCAGGATTAGCCTTATTTGGGTCGCGGACTCTTTGGTGTTCTTATGAATCTTTTGCTATCAATGGTTTACCAATTTGGCAAACGGTGACTCAAGCAATGGCCGAATTGCGCCGGTCTACTCCCTCCACCATTATGTTATTAACTGCCGGGGCATTAGAACAAGGACGCAACGGTTGGACGCACCAACGGCCTGAAATCGAAAACTACTTTGCCGCCATGATGCGGAATGGCAATGTGTTCCCCTTATTCCCCACCGATGCTAACAGTATTCAAGTCTGTTATGACTGGGCATTAACCACCAAAAATAAGGGCATTGTGATTATTGCCAGTAAGTCGCCGTTACCGATTTACACCACCTTTGAACAAACCCGCGAAGGCTTAGAAAAAGGGGCGATACTTCTCCAAGAAATTCCCGGAGAAAAGACCGTAGTTTTCCCAGTGGTCGGGGATATGGTTTTAGCCCCAGTGTTTGCCGCTGCGGAACAATTAAAAGCCCAAGGAATTGGCTCGAAAATTATCTCAGTTATCAATCCCCGTCGCTTATATCGTGATAGCGATACTGCCTGGGCAACCTGTTCCGAACCCGATGGTCTTTTCTTAGAAGATGCTGACTTTGAAAAGTTCTTTGGTGGCGATGCTTTAATTGCCGTTACCGGGGGAACTTCCGCCATGTTAGAACCGATTATGTTGCGTTCTACTGCCAAGCGGGATATCTTTGCTTGGAAGCGGGGCGAAACTGCTGCCAGTGCCAATGAAGTGTTAAATATGAATGGCATTACCGCAGAAAATATGGTCAAACGAGCCCATGAATTGTTAGGGTAA